The following are from one region of the Vitis riparia cultivar Riparia Gloire de Montpellier isolate 1030 chromosome 14, EGFV_Vit.rip_1.0, whole genome shotgun sequence genome:
- the LOC117930460 gene encoding uncharacterized protein LOC117930460 codes for MAASVVTLFQWRLNSMLLQENEILLGVKDQIESLINKLDAVGSFTGDVDRILGRESYHLTWASELRGMLCEAEDFVDDFVIKVYGQTEKDREDSIAEFGNELQNINSRVSEILNRRPRLEASLMLEEIRRFVRSNFVFDEDKETALASYSIIPPTARLVSIHDAENTITNMNSLLHSLFVSAKEGLSEASSDCLETVLYNAKRVRSKINELPESISNLRNLQTLDISWSGNEFELSNGVLNLAQQRHLKMFRPRNAGEVRVPRGISRLRNLQTLEGIYAGGGIAKELGNMTQLRSLEVRSVSEDHAGELYAFSYCGGGEGLIQLQQLTSV; via the exons ATGGCTGCTTCTGTTGTGACATTATTCCAATGGAGGCTCAACTCTATGCTCCTGCAAGAGAATGAAATTCTTTTGGGTGTCAAGGATCAAATTGAGTCGCTCATTAACAAACTTGATGCGGTTGGAAGCTTTACGGGAGATGTGGACAGGATCTTGGGAAGAGAAAGTTATCATCTAACATGGGCGAGTGAGTTGAGGGGAATGCTCTGTGAAGCAGAGGATTTTGTTGATGATTTCGTAATTAAGGTGTATGGGCAAACTGAGAAGGATCGGGAAGACTCTATTGCCGAGTTTGGAAATGAACTTCAGAACATCAACTCAAGAGTCTCAGAAATCTTGAACAGAAGACCTAGACTTGAGGCCTCCCTGATGTTAGAAGAGATTCGTCGGTTTGTCAGATCAAACTTTGTTTTTGATGAAGATAAGGAAACTGCTCTTGCCTCTT ATTCCATTATACCTCCAACAGCTCGTCTTGTATCAATTCATGACGCAGAAAACACCATCACAAACATGAACAGTCTCCTACATTCACTGTTTGTTTCTGCAAAGGAAGGCCTTTCAGAGGCCAGCTCAGATTGTTTGGAAACTGTGTTGTACAATGCAAAACGTGTGCGA TCCAAAATAAATGAGCTTCCTGAGAGCATCAGCAATCTTCGGAACCTACAAACCTTGGATATCTCCTGGTCTGGGAATGAATTTGAGCTGTCAAATGGAGTTTTGAATCTTGCACAACAGAGGCACCTGAAGATGTTTCGGCCTAGGAATGCTGGTGAGGTTAGAGTTCCACGAGGTATCTCAAGACTCAGAAACCTGCAGACTCTAGAAGGTATATACGCGGGTGGTGGCATTGCCAAGGAGTTAGGCAACATGACACAACTCAGATCACTCGAAGTGAGAAGTGTATCAGAGGATCATGCAGGTGAGCTATATGCCTTCTCTTACTGTGGAGGGGGAGAGGGTCTCATACAACTCCAGCAGCTCACTTCAGTATGA
- the LOC117931155 gene encoding protein DETOXIFICATION 12-like, translating into MGVEKMQLGSREEKRREEVTWGGFAGELKKVGCLAAPMVVATVSQYLLQVASVVMVGHLGQVSLSAVAIATALTNVTGFSLLSGLAGGLETLCGQAYGAHQYGKLGIYTYSATISLALVCLPICLLWIFMDKLLILIGQDPLIAHEARNYSIWLIPGLYGSAILKPLVRYLQTQSLIFPMLISSLIILGLHIPICWSLVFKLELGNIGAAVAISISSWLNVVLLVLYVKYSSACEKTRMSFSKDAFFVMGEFFHFAVPAAVMVCLKWWSCELLTLLSGLLPNPKLESSILAICLTITTLHFTIPYGLGAVASTRVSNELGAGNPQAARVAVWAVMFLAIIETTVVSTTLFCCRYVLGYAYSSDKQIVDNVAVMAPLICLSIVMDSIQGVLSGVARGSGWQHIGAYINLGAFYVVGLPVAIILGFVVHLKAKGLWIGIVTGSVVQSTLLSIITGFTNWKKQANKARERIFEGPSSVENRSELNEPKRISDEVVTN; encoded by the exons ATGGGTGTCGAGAAGATGCAGCTAGGCAGCAGAGAAGAGAAGAGGCGTGAGGAGGTAACATGGGGAGGGTTTGCGGGAGAGCTAAAGAAGGTGGGTTGCTTGGCAGCGCCAATGGTGGTAGCAACAGTGTCACAGTACCTTTTGCAAGTGGCGTCGGTGGTGATGGTCGGACATCTGGGTCAGGTTTCGCTGTCTGCTGTGGCCATTGCCACTGCTCTCACCAATGTTACCGGCTTTAGCCTTCTT TCAGGATTGGCAGGTGGATTGGAAACTCTATGTGGGCAAGCTTATGGAGCACATCAATATGGAAAGCTTGGAATCTATACTTACAGTGCCACCATTTCTCTTGCTCTTGTTTGCCTCCCAATCTGTCTCCTGTGGATCTTCATGGACAAATTACTCATTCTCATAGGCCAAGATCCTTTGATCGCACATGAAGCTCGCAATTACTCAATTTGGCTTATCCCTGGCCTATATGGCAGTGCAATTCTTAAGCCATTGGTCCGGTACTTGCAGACTCAGAGTTTGATTTTTCCAATGCTCATAAGCTCCTTGATAATTCTAGGTTTACATATACCAATATGTTGGAGTCTTGTATTTAAGTTGGAGCTAGGAAACATAGGAGCAGCGGTGGCCATCAGTATATCCAGTTGGTTGAATGTTGTATTACTGGTGCTGTATGTTAAGTACTCTTCAGCCTGTGAGAAAACCCGCATGTCATTCTCTAAAGATGCTTTCTTTGTTATGGGAGAATTCTTCCATTTTGCTGTCCCAGCTGCTGTAATGGTTTG CCTTAAATGGTGGTCATGTGAGCTGCTTACTTTGCTGTCTGGCCTTTTACCAAATCCAAAGCTGGAGTCTTCAATTCTTGCTATATG CCTTACTATCACTACATTGCATTTCACCATACCATACGGGCTAGGGGCGGTTGCAAG tACTCGAGTGTCGAATGAACTAGGAGCTGGAAATCCACAAGCGGCTCGAGTGGCTGTTTGGGCAGTAATGTTTCTAGCAATCATAGAGACTACTGTTGTAAGCACAACCCTCTTTTGCTGCCGCTATGTTTTGGGATATGCTTACAGCAGCGACAAGCAAATTGTGGACAACGTTGCAGTAATGGCTCCTCTGATCTGTCTCTCCATTGTCATGGACAGCATACAAGGAGTTCTTTCTG GAGTCGCTAGAGGAAGCGGGTGGCAGCATATTGGAGCCTATATTAATCTTGGAGCATTTTATGTTGTGGGACTTCCTGTGGCTATCATACTGGGCTTCGTTGTACATTTGAAAGCTAAGGGACTTTGGATTGGAATAGTAACTGGGTCTGTTGTACAGTCAACTCTTCTTTCTATTATAACAGGTTTCACAAATTGGAAAAAGCAG GCTAACAAGGCCAGAGAGAGGATATTTGAGGGGCCATCTTCAGTAGAGAATAGATCAGAATTGAATGAGCCAAAGAGAATTTCTGATGAAGTTGTGACAAATTGA